Proteins from one Vanrija pseudolonga chromosome 8, complete sequence genomic window:
- the Nek2_0 gene encoding Serine/threonine-protein kinase Nek2, translated as MIEIPGYVVQGRLGAGGFGTVYRAERAKDAQVCAIKVQTETRSSLGLRLFANEIATVSHLSHPNIVSFIEVITHDHKTHLVMEYCDGGDLRGLLDDYLEAGIVLTSTSLRQGMFEEDVQSIFLQVLLGLHHCHGHLKQGSIIVHRDIKPENVLLTSGGLVKLADFGLSVTLKEQKSHAISIEIQAGHPYGPAADIFSLGCLLYEMCTFDIPAVYANDPGNITIESSIPTEFSQGMQDITGHLLNPKVGAIGINSAGFK; from the exons ATGATCGAAATTCCAGGGTACGTAGTTCAAGGTCGGCTGGGAGCAGGTGGATTCGGAACTGTGTATCGTGCCGAGAGAGCGAAGGATGCTCAG GTATGCGCCATCAAAGTCCAAACAGAAACGAGGTCGTCTTTAGGTCTACGACTATTCGCCAACGAGATCGCGACCGTCTCTCATTTGTCTCACCCCAATATCGTATCTTTCATCGAAGTTATCACGCACGATCACAAAACTCATCTAGTGATGGAATACTGCGACGGTGGCGATCTGCGAGGTTTACTCGACGACTATTTGGAGGCTGG CATCGTGCTCACCTCCACTTCCCTTAGACAAGGCATGttcgaggaggacgtgcAATCGATCTTTCTTCAAGTCCTCCTCGGACTTCACCACTGTCATGGGCACCTCAAGCAAGGTTCTATCATTGTGCATCGTGACATAAAACCTGAGAATG TGCTTCTCACGTCCGGGGGTCTAGTGAAGTTGGCAGACTTTGGATTGTCCGTCACGCTGAAAGAACAAAAGTCGCATGCGATCTCCATA GAAATACAGGCAGGACACCCTTACGGCCCAGCTGCAGATATCTTCAGCCTTGGGTGCCTCCTATATGAGATGTGTACCTTTGA TATTCCAGCAGTGTACGCCAACGACCCGGGAAACATAACGATTGAGAGCTCTATTCCTACCGAATTTTCGCAGGGAATGCAGGACATCACCGGTCATCTTCTCAACCCAAAG GTAGGTGCCATAGGCATAAACAGTGCTGGATTCAAGTAG